The following are encoded together in the Perca fluviatilis chromosome 23, GENO_Pfluv_1.0, whole genome shotgun sequence genome:
- the LOC120553694 gene encoding inhibitor of nuclear factor kappa-B kinase-interacting protein isoform X1: MPTELKQRKKSQKQSDEVSETSAVNGKDEAQKGKTEAGNNAGANKTSSSLDIRSIMCLLSLAACGALSWVVLQQNERFSEIEEKYKSLHGKTSSLFDMEEEVLKVSKKLAASEDDLQEALSTVSLATRLQQDISTLHAAVMVMQADENSASRDLQTVNAHFLNVTETWQERLAAITSDLAALKAESREAHGGATEQVNEAERRARSLAEKLEELEDSTKRNARALERTEGDDTKRIQDHLDWNTKQIHKLEEQIGSLTKSEAELSSQLQEHIPRAQECEEHLPQVEEAVRTILRLAGDLSGAEKRLEEVTLQVFGTEDSMLKALNEIIQIRQELDTLQAQNSILKMKNELSVVKEAVRELTMVLRETTADSQKDSDTLEEEEWKYDDEEVEEEEWEKDETTQLLHDDLTE, encoded by the exons ATGCCTACTGAGTTAAAACAGAGGAAGAAGTCACAAAAACAAAGCGATGAAGTGTCCGAAACGTCGGCTGTAAATGGCAAAGATGAAGCGCAGAAAGGGAAGACAGAAGCTGGAAACAACGCAGGAGCGAATAAAACCTCTTCGAGTTTGGATATTAGAAGTATAATGTGCTTATTGTCGCTTGCAGCATGCGGGGCTCTGAGTTG GGTGGTGCTACAGCAAAATGAAAGGTTTTCCGAAATTGAAGAAAAGTACAAGTCATTACACGGAAAGACTTCAAGTCTCTTCGACATGGAGGAAGAAGTCCTAAAGGTTTCTAAAAAG CTCGCCGCCTCTGAGGATGACCTACAGGAGGCGCTCTCCACCGTCTCCTTGGCAACACGACTCCAGCAGGACATCTCCACCCTCCACGCTGCCGTCATGGTGATGCAGGCCGACGAGAACTCCGCCTCCCGTGACCTGCAGACGGTCAACGCCCACTTCCTCAACGTGACGGAGACGTGGCAGGAGCGGCTGGCCGCCATCACCTCTGACCTGGCTGCCCTCAAGGCCGAGTCACGGGAAGCTCACGGCGGAGCCACAGAGCAGGTTAACGAGGCCGAGCGGAGGGCCCGGTCACTGGCGGAGAAGTTGGAGGAGCTTGAGGACAGCACGAAGAGGAATGCCCGAGCTCTGGAGCGCACGGAGGGAGACGACACCAAGCGAATTCAGGATCACCTGGACTGGAACACCAAGCAGATCCACAAACTGGAGGAGCAGATCGGCAGCCTGACCAAGAGCGAGGCCGAGCTCAGCTCCCAGCTCCAGGAGCACATTCCCCGGGCACAGGAGTGTGAAGAGCACCTGCCTCAGGTGGAGGAGGCGGTGCGCACCATCCTGAGGCTGGCGGGTGATCTGAGCGGGGCAGAAAAACGCCTGGAAGAGGTGACGCTACAGGTGTTTGGGACTGAGGACAGCATGCTGAAAGCACTCAATGAAATCATTCAGATCAGACAGGAGCTGGACACCCTGCAGGCTCAAAACAGCATCCTGAAGATGAAGAATGAGTTGTCCGTGGTTAAAGAGGCTGTCCGTGAACTCACCATGGTGCTAAGGGAAACTACAGCCGACAGCCAAAAGGACTCTGACactttggaggaagaagaatggAAATATGATGATGaggaagtggaggaggaggagtgggaaAAAGATGAGACAACTCAACTTCTACATGATGACCTCACTGAATAA
- the LOC120553694 gene encoding inhibitor of nuclear factor kappa-B kinase-interacting protein isoform X2: protein MPTELKQRKKSQKQSDEVSETSAVNGKDEAQKGKTEAGNNAGANKTSSSLDIRSIMCLLSLAACGALSWVVLQQNERFSEIEEKYKSLHGKTSSLFDMEEEVLKVSKKCESVQLMLEGLGGQRGALRPQLEGLEQDVSRLKEWASGLNEKRAQLQTSLTSLRDAVGQIEGRTSAIAKDLANKVASVRTDVRRMDGLQSELESLLTQLAALDDKTTQVEQSMVKRIGDVLVSSIDRVSNLRAVSERNTEAIEQLRRRIPELTAADKQISERLRELESGRARLIRTVTFASDLKPKVAAIKRDFGAFEPQLSDLTLRIGRLAEDLMKREQEVAELRQTLANLTAVEGDLSVTTKQVSEIADMSDIGEMHRPT from the exons ATGCCTACTGAGTTAAAACAGAGGAAGAAGTCACAAAAACAAAGCGATGAAGTGTCCGAAACGTCGGCTGTAAATGGCAAAGATGAAGCGCAGAAAGGGAAGACAGAAGCTGGAAACAACGCAGGAGCGAATAAAACCTCTTCGAGTTTGGATATTAGAAGTATAATGTGCTTATTGTCGCTTGCAGCATGCGGGGCTCTGAGTTG GGTGGTGCTACAGCAAAATGAAAGGTTTTCCGAAATTGAAGAAAAGTACAAGTCATTACACGGAAAGACTTCAAGTCTCTTCGACATGGAGGAAGAAGTCCTAAAGGTTTCTAAAAAG TGTGAGAGCGTCCAGCTGATGCTGGAGGGTCTCGGGGGTCAGCGGGGGGCTCTGCGGCCCCAGCTGGAGGGTCTGGAGCAGGACGTGAGCCGGCTGAAGGAGTGGGCCTCTGGGCTGAATGAGAAACGAGCTCAGCTTCAGACCAGCCTGACCTCACTGAGAGACGCTGTGGGACAGATCGAAGGGCGCACCTCAGCCATCGCAAAAGACTTAGCCAACAAG GTGGCGTCAGTGAGGACAGATGTGCGCAGGATGGACGGCCTGCAGTCTGAGCTGGAGTCTCTGCTGACTCAGCTGGCGGCGCTGGACGACAAGACCACGCAGGTGGAGCAAAGCATGGTCAAACGCATCGGGGACGTGCTGGTCAGCAGCATTGACCGGGTCTCAAATCTCCGCGCCGTGTCCGAACGCAACACTGAGGCCATAGAGCAGCTCCGCAGGCGCATCCCTGAACTCACCGCCGCTGACAAACAGATCTCGGAGCGCTTGAGAGAGCTAGAGAGCGGCAGAGCTCGTCTGATAAGAACAGTGACTTTTGCCAGCGACCTTAAACCAAAAGTTGCTGCTATTAAGAGGGACTTTGGGGCGTTTGAGCCTCAGCTGTCAGACCTGACTCTGCGGATAGGAAGACTAGCAGAGGATCTTAtgaagagagagcaggaggttGCTGAGCTTAGACAGACACTGGCTAACCTCACTGCAGTAGAGGGAGATTTAAGTGTTACAACTAAACAGGTCAGTGAAATAGCTGACATGTCTGATATTGGAGAGATGCACCGGCCAACATGA